The region GAAGGTCGGGGACGGACGGCAGGTGGAAGTCGAAGGTGTCGACCCTGGTCTCCCCGCCGCCGCCGGCCCGCCGCTTGCCCCCGCCACCGCCGAGCGCACCGATCGCACCGGCCGCGGCGCCGAATCCGACGTCCTCGGGCTCACCGCTGTGGAAGAGCTCGTTCATGGCCACGGTGCTGGCCGCGCCGGAGCCCGCGCCGAGGATGGCCTTGCCGATCAGGGAACCGCTGAACTTCGGGACGAACGCCCCGCCCAGGCCGAAGGCGGCGCCGCCGATCGCACCGCCGATGGCGCCGCTCTCGATGGCGGCGACCGTGTTCTCCACGCTCCACGACGTGCGGTCGCCCTTGAGCATCTGGATGCCCTGGATGACCGCGTCCATCGCCACCATCATGCCGATGCCGGTGGCGATGGCGGTGAACAGGCGGCGCAGCAGCATCCGGACGACCAGCCGCACGGAGGTGATCAGCGCGGGGATGGCCTCCGGCGCCCAGAAGGCCAGTTGGGCGATCTCGAACGCCAGCCAGACGAGCTGGACCAGGATCATGTACTTCGCGTACTCCAGCTGCACCCCGGTGTTCTTGCCGAGCTTGCCGAGTTGGCTCGACGCCTCGGCCATGTCCGGCACGTTGGACTGGAGTTGCCGGACGAACGACCCGAACTCGTCCGCCACGGAGCCGCCGACGCTGTTGAGCACGCCCCGGGTGGCGGGGGTGATCTCCCGGCTGATGGCGGCGAGCGCCCGCGCGGCGTCGTCCCAGGCCATGCCGAGGCTGCGCATCTTGTCCTCGTCGCCCTTGGGCCACGACTGGCCGACGGCGAGGCGGGCGACCCAGCCCAGTTCCGGGGGCAGGTTGACGCTCACGGGCGGCCGGACCCCTTGTGGCCGCCGCCTTCGCCGCCGCCTCCCCCACTCTCGCCGCCCGGGACCGCGCCCGGTTCCAGGGAGGTCCCGAGCTGCCGGGCCGACTCGGAATTCTGGGACTCGATGCTCTGGAAGCCGCGAGCCATGGTCCGCAGGCCGTCGCCGGTGCTCCGCAGTACGTCCCCCGCGCCGTCCGTCGCCTCAAGGATCTGCCCCTTGGGCTTGGCGTACTGCCGCAGGAAGGCCGTACCGGACGCGTCGTCGCCCCAGCACTCGCCCAGCGCGCCCAGCCGCGATTCCAGCACCTCGTGAACGGTCCGGAAGCGCTGGGCCAGCTCCTCCATGTACGGCATCTGGGCCTGGAGACCGTCGGTGTCGACCGAGAACGACTCGCCTGACATGGGAACTCCCTGGGTGGGCTCGGTGGTGACGCGTGAACGGACGTACGCGGGCGGGCTGAACGGGCTTACGTGGGCAGAGAGTCGGGGTGAAGCCGGCTACGGGCGGCGGGCGGCTCCTTCCGGGCGGCCGTTGTCGATGTAGTCCCGCACCGGGTCCGGCATGGCCGGGTCGTCGGGCAGGATCGCCGCCGGGTCGACCTCGCCGCGCAGCAGGGCGGCCACGGTCACTCCGGGCGGCAGGGCCAGCGACGTCAGTTCGGCGACCTTCTCCAGCGCGTCGGCCCGCGCCTCGCGGATGGTCGCCAGCAGGACGTCCGACAACTCCTTGGGCGCCATACGGTGATAGGCGCCGGTCGGGAAGTCGATGGCCGTCACGTCGCCCTGCGCGCCCACGGTCACCTTCACCGTCTGGCGCGGCGCGGTCGCCGTGCCCGTGACCTCGTTGATCCGGCGCCGCGTCTCGACGGCCTCCTCCCGCTGCTTGCGGTAGAGCTCCAGCAGACCTTCGATGTCCTGGTCGTACGGGGTGGTCACGGCTTCCTCTCCTCACGTCGGCCTCGTGGTACGCAGGCCCGGCGGCTGCGGTCCGCGGCGGGCGGGCGGCCCGCGTGCCGGCTCTTCCTGGCGGCGGCCATTCAGTACACCGCGCTCGGGCCGTCTGCGGCGGGCGAGCCCCAGGTGTCGCCCTCCTGTACGAGCAGGTCGGCGATGCCGCGCGAGGCGGGTTCCTCCTCGGCCGACTCGTCGCCGGCCGCCTCCGGCTCCTCCTCTTCCCACTCGTCGTCCGCCGACGCGGCGGCGCAGGACAGCGGCTGTTCGGTCGGCGGGAGCACGCCCGGCTCACCGGTCGCCGCGGCCCGGTTGGGCCGCCA is a window of Streptomyces sp. NBC_01477 DNA encoding:
- a CDS encoding YbaB/EbfC family nucleoid-associated protein yields the protein MTTPYDQDIEGLLELYRKQREEAVETRRRINEVTGTATAPRQTVKVTVGAQGDVTAIDFPTGAYHRMAPKELSDVLLATIREARADALEKVAELTSLALPPGVTVAALLRGEVDPAAILPDDPAMPDPVRDYIDNGRPEGAARRP
- a CDS encoding WXG100 family type VII secretion target, which encodes MSGESFSVDTDGLQAQMPYMEELAQRFRTVHEVLESRLGALGECWGDDASGTAFLRQYAKPKGQILEATDGAGDVLRSTGDGLRTMARGFQSIESQNSESARQLGTSLEPGAVPGGESGGGGGEGGGHKGSGRP